GTAAGGGTTCACAAACGAAAAACCGCGAATCCCACGCGCTCATTCGCCCTCTTGTCTCTGACGTGTAACCCGGGACCTGTTTACATCACTTCGCCGCTCGTCGCTCGCCTACCTGGGTATCCGTACCTCGCTTGATCATGAACAGCATCAATTGTACCGAGTATGGCAATTCCTATCACCAAACCCCCTATTTCTAGCACCAACGGTCAAAAAGGATCAACACCGCCAACGAAACAAAGGACCAATAGCTATTTATCTGTTAGACCGTGGCTGGCCAGACCAACCCAAGAGAAAATACAACAAATCATCTCGAAAGCTCGGACGAAATTAGCAGCAAAAAAAGGCACGcgtggaaaaaaaaaaaaagaagcagcCACTTTCTGCAAGGTACGGAACCGCTAGCACCCGTCAGCAATCCAATCACGGGCcatgccccccccccccccccttcctgCAGGCTGCAGCACACCTGCACAGAAACAAGCTTCCACGCGTGCTGCACGACGGCAGGCACATTTCCGTCATCTCCCAACCCATCCTCCAGCCCAGAGTCCAACATCTACGAAGTAGAAGGCTGAATGACAAACGCTGGAATTAAACACGCCGGCGGGGAGCTTCCGGGTTCCACTCTGTTCATCATTTCgtgattttttttttctcttcccTCCTCCCATTTGCCGGGTATTACCGAGTACCCAACCGCATCCACAAACGCCCAGCCCAACGAGCGGTCCAAGGGGGTCCTTCCTCGGCTTCAGCCTTCATGCTACAGTGACTTCACAGCATCCGTAAACCTGTTGGATATCCACGATCCACAAGTGATGTACACTTCGTAGACAAGGCACGGTACGCATACACACAACATGCGTATCCGCGCAAGGTACAGAGAATGCCATCACTCCGTATCTCCGCTGCCTGAACTCTCAATATCGCCATCACGAGACTTTCTTGCATTTCCGAATTCCATGTACACACAGACACTACGGTTCAGATCCCGTAGCTTCCATCCAGAGTCTGCATATCCCAAATCCTTTTTCATAACGATGGGACagcaggggggggggggggggcagtGGCACCGTACCATAGCTCCAGCCCACGGCCCTTCGGAAAACCCACAGACGTGTAAGAGTATGCCATTCACTCGGGACAGACAGCGTCAGATACAAAACCTGCCGTGGCGCGGGATTATGAGGTTCCCCTTACACCACCTGCCTGTTGTCCTTGCGCAAGCCCCAAGCGCACCTCTCCATAGACTCTATAGATGGAGATATGTTGGTATCGAGAGATTATCGTATACATAAGATATATCTCGATCTATCCTAATACGATCGTGAATATCATCCAAGTTAAGACAATTCGATGGTGTTGGCACATATGCCTCTCTCTCAATGATACACATCCATGAATGACTTCATCGCGTTGTGTTAGTTAGTGTCTGTACAACCGCAACAAACCGCATAGAATGGCACGGCCGTCGATGAAGCTGTCTCGGTATCGGTTGTCACCGGCCCGAGTCAAAACATATCCGATCCTGGGGTCGCGAGGATCCAATAAGCACACACATCAGTGACAATTCACAAGACAACATAGCGCCTGCCCTTTGATTATCCAATCTTCAATTCGTCTCATCCACCTCTTTCGAGCCAATGTGCTTCCCCTATGCCGACCTATATAACACACAGTATGCCGCAACTCCATCGGCTCCAAAGAGTATAGTCTATGCAAACTTGGCTGACGGCCTCCTCTAAATCCATCAAACGCCGCGCGATTGCACCTCGTACAGCTCCAAACGCAACAAAGTTTGTAGCGGACATCTCCAGCTATGGCTCTCCAACGTAGAGGGCGCCAGCGGGAGAACCCGCCACCCGCGCCAAAAACTGTGacttatttttcttttatacaTCTCCCTAGGGTCCTGAACACCACCATGTTACCCAATGGCCGAGTCCGATCCATGCCGCTTCCTCACGCCTTGATCATGATAGAGACATGCCCTGCTGCTGATGTGCTCCGGGCATGTTCTGCATCTGCATGGGCCGTTGAGCTTGAGCCATGGCGGGGCTCGCGTGGTGGCTCGGCGGCCGCTGACCTTGTCCCTGCTGCCCCGGTTGACCCTGAGGGCGGCCCGCGGCCTGGAACGGTGGCTCCTTCTTGGGGTCCGCATTTGGAAACAGCGCTTGAAGCTTTCTGTACAGCTCAGATAGGTATTTGGATCGTTCCTCGCGGTCTGTCATCGGGTCTGGATTGTTCTCGGGAATGTCGCCTGGCGGAGTTGAGTTTCGGATCTTGAGCGCCATATTCAGTGGCGGGGAGGACAGGTAAGCGGGCGATGGAGGAACCTGGACGTTTCCCTTGCGATCGGCCAAAGCGGCTAGGTATGCGAGATTCGCTTGAAGTCGTCGCATGCAACTGTGAAGAAAAGTGTCAGTATTCCTTTGTTTTCCATCTCATGTCTGTCTTAGTGACTTACTGGCTGTAGTCCTGCTGAACCGACCCTTCTTCTTGGGTCGGTTTCCTCGCCTGATCTCCTTCTCCTGGTGTCTCTTTCTTCAACTCACTTAGCGTGTGTTGCAACTGCATCGACTCGAACAACAGCTCTTGATTGATCTCCAACAACAGTGAAAACCTCTCCTGTTCGCGGGACTCGCTGCCGGGACTAAGGGGCGTCGATACCGACGATGTGCCATTTGCAGTCGCGTTCTGGTTATGTTGAGGGAATGTCGGGGTCTGAGGGGTCGTCACGGACGCGATGGAAGCCGAGTGCTGGTGCGCTGACGCCGCAGGAGTCTGGCCATGTGATTGAGGTTGCGATGTGGGatggtgctgctgctgttgctgttgcgcgtgttgttgttgttgaggCTGGTTTTGCTgatgttgttgttgctgtgcttgctgctgttggtgttgttgctgctgctgctgttggtgttgctgttgttgctgttgATGTTGAGCTTGTTGTTGCTGATGCTGTTGTTGCTGGTTTTGCGATTGTGgcggctgctgttgctgacCCTGCTGTTGCTGGTGATGTTGCTGGTTCTGCTGGTGTTGCTGCTGAGGGTTCTGGGGATGTTGAGGTTGGTGCTGCTGatgctgctgttgttgctgttgctgcatcGCATTGTTTGGAGAGCCTTGTCCACCTTGCGCCGCGCTCATCGGCCTCTGAGGTGTCGAGCCCAACTGCATGCCGCCTTGGTTTCCATGATTGCCTTGTCCCTGCCCTTGTTGGTGTTGttggtgttgttgttgttgctgctgctgctgtgccTGCTGCGCTTGCATGCGCTGCTGCATCATCAtctgctgctgttgttgaGGCGTCATGCCCGCCGCATTCATCGGGAAGCCTTGCATTCCTCCAAAGTTGGGATGTTGACCGCCCGGCGCGGGCATGTTGCCGCCGTATGGATTGCCCTGGTAAGGGTTTTGGAAGCCCACTGGTAGAGACATTGATGTTAGCAAACGCGTGTTCCCATGGATAGATGCTGGAAGATGCTGTGGTGCCATGTCGTTTGGCGGGTGTCCgttgacgatgatgatgactATGGTGACGGAGTGACTGCGAGACAGACGCGATCGCGTGGCACCACGATCTTTGTCTCGATCATCGACGGGCAATACATGCTGCCACGAGGCAGCATCAGAGGGCGTGACGCAGATACGAGACTCTCTGACCGATGGCGAGACGTGGACACACACACGGGCAAAGACAGGGCAAGGAAGGGGGGAGCTCACTCTGACCATTGGCAGCCATGTGTGGCATGCCGGCGTTCTGCATCATGCCTGCAGGGCCAGCGCCCGACATCATGGCGGGATTGGGACCGCCGACGAAGCCGGGCTGGCCTCCGGGCATACCAGCGAATTGATTAGGGTTGTACATCATCTGCTGGCCCGGCTGGGTTGGGACAGAGCCTGGCTGCATGTGAGGGTTCTGGTTTGGAGGTGGGGCGCTGGTGTTGAAGTTCGGAGGGACATTGGAGAAGCCGTAGCCGGGAGCGTACATGGCTGGGACGGGATGGGATAGGATGGGCGcggagctattattattattatggTTTTGGGGGGACGGGGCTTGCTTGACGCGATGGTCCCAAGGAACAGGTTGAACGGGGGGGTCCCAAGGGGCCTAGTCGAGAAGAGCGTGGGAgcgtgtatccgtacggataagGTACTGTAGCAATAGACTCGGGCTTGAGACTCGGTCAGACACgggctggctggctggctggctggtTCGCTTGTTGTCTCGCGCTTGGCTGGGTTGGACTGGGTTGGCCTAAACTGGGCGGAGGAGGTGAGAGAGAGGCGCGGCCGCAGCGGGCGGGCGACGTTTCGTCAAGTCGATCGCAACAAGAGAGAAGAACGGCGGGCGGGCGGCGGGGAGTGCGTGGAGTAAAGCGAGGTGGTCCTGGCCTGTCCGGGCCGCAGGTTTGTTAGGCTGGCGGGATGACTGGCTCGTTTGCTTGCTGCTTGACGTGCGTGATGAGCGGTGGGGGACAGGGGTTGTATCGTCCGGCGTCAATGGGCTGGCTTGTCTCTTCGATAGACTGTGAGCGAACTGACAGCCAGACTCTTTGGCCTATGAGCGGATTGAATCGGCTTGCGACTTGCCAATGATGGATGTATTTCGTATTAAGGTACAACCATGCATACGGAGCGAATCCAGCAGTTCCTGTCTCTGCACTCGGGGGTACCTGGCTGTTTGGTATGGCGTAGCGGTATAAGGTACCTGGGGGCTGGGATGAGGCCGGCCCTGTTTGTCTCGGTCTCGTCCGTACTCGTCCACTACCTTGGGTAAACCTCTCAGTAGGTACAGTACCTAGGTAAGTAGAGGGAAGTAGAGCACACGGGGGTGTGAGAATGTGGAAATCAGGGGTCCAAAGTGAATGAGATGGGTACGGTGAGAAAGGGTGAAGGGCTTGGTACGGGTAATGGGTGGGAGATGACGTGGAGTGATGGGGCGCCAGATGAGAGGTTGCCAGTGAGAGATGAGGCAGGAAGGGATTGTGAGAAGCGTATCCGTAATTGCTCGATGATTGACAATGTCCAATCTGGTAAAGAAGGAGCCAAGGAGCGTCCCAAAAAGTGCCACAGCGCGGGCCGGTGAGACAAGACTAGAGCAAGCAGATGGCAATCGGGTGGTGGTCTGCGCCGGGCTGCCACTTGAATCAGGAACGACGCCGAGCTGGAtaaggtacggagtatccGTAAGGTAGGCAAGCTGGCAAGGTCCCACGCGGTAGGTACCTTTTTAGAAAGTAAAGGTAAGATAGAAGGATACGCGGAGAGCGGAAGGGGTGGGTGGCTGGTGCAAGACGGCACGGTAGGGTGCGGTTGGAAGCGAAGGGACAGGACGCAAAGCAACCCTTTGCGTACGTTTGACACGACGACAGGACAACAGAAAGGACCTCAGATGCGGCCTTGGTGTGAGTGACGGCGGGCGTGGAGCATCAagcggagagagagagaggtaaggtaaggtacggataGGGAGGCCAGGCGTGGAACGGCACGGCACGGTATCGGTGTGTCGGTGTGCGGTAAGGCAAGGTGagatgaggtgaggtgagagcGGGTGTGGCGGCGCGGCGGTAACCTTGTCTAGAGTTCCAGTCCAGTTGCGATCCGGCGATTAATATTGTCTGGGTGTGTGTGAGAAATGAGGGAGCCGCGTGTGTGGGAAGCGAGCGAGCGAGATATCGGGGTGTCGGTGTGTCGTGTTGTGTGAGGTGTCAACCAGGCATTCATAGGCAAGAGGGACGTGGAAAGGCAGAAACAGAATTTTCCTGCGTTGCTTTTCCACATGGGCCCTGGGGGAGCTTGAGAAACGGCGGGGCGTTCTGGgaaggggggggaggggggcacGCGCCGGGGTCATTGGAAACCTGTTGCGAACCTGCGCTTGGAACCCAGAAGGTGCGAAAGGTGGCCAGTACGTACCTCGGGACGTTAATCGAGCAGTCGAAGAGCCGAGGCGAAACTGCCCTTTGATTGGACTATATCGAAGACTCCACTTCAGCATGACAGGGGTGTGCCTGCAGCCGGCAAGGGTCATGTCTCCCCTTCCTTCCTCGAACTTCTTAAGAATAATAGAAGGCAAGATTGAATCAATTACCTACCGGTACCTTGTACCCGTACCTCTGTTGATGCTCGAGTATCTGATTAGCAGAGAGCATTCATCCTGCAAGTAAGAGACTAGCATGATTCAAAGCCAAACTGGGAAGATTGAGAATCGCCTTGCAGTGATGTGATATGGCACCTCTGAATACGTCTAAATGTCGAGACTAGGACGGTGTCTGCCGCTAGACGAAGCACCTCGCATGGTCTGGCATCGCAGTGCCTGCTGGAGCCTTGaagtacctaggtagtaTTTCACCGAAAGCTAAGTAGACGCCCTGATGCCAGGTCAGGGACCAGGCCAGATGGACCTTCCTACAGTTCCTAGACTTCCTTGTATTTCCTACCATTACATGCCGACTCTTGTTCTCTCAAGACAGACATTATAAAGGCTTCATTCCATTACCCGTTGATCTTACCTCCAACATTGCCACCAGCCCATGGATCCTTCAAGCATAAACCCCACCCAACAGTAGCTGGCCGGATACGAGGCCCTCACGACGTATATGTTGTGCCGTACGTCGAGTTGCCGTACACAACATCGATGAAGTTCTGCGCTATAATCTCATCTTTCGATATCACTTCCGTTAGCCCAACATCCATACAAAAAGAAGAGCCAGCTAAACACCCTAGACTTACCCGCACGTTCCGAAGGATGCAACTCGTCATACCACAAAAAGCTCGACTTGGCCTCCGACGAGTCAACGCAGGCCCTAGTCACTGCATCGCAGGTCCGGTACGGTGCCGTCACGTTCGCAGGCGACGATAGGTAACTCGAAGGGTCGGCGTGGACGTCCCGCAGCAGAGAGTGCACGTCAAAGATTGAAAAGCTCGCCCCGGGCCAGCGCTTCTTGACGAGCAGGTGGAACGGCGCGCCGTAGTCAAACATGGTGTTGACGCTGGTGCTGTACTCGAGCATCTTGAACTCCGTCTCCGTCGTATTGTACGCCGTCTTGTTGGTCCAGAACTGGCTGTTCCCGAACCCGCTTTTCCCCGGCCCCGTCGCGGCGTACAGCGGCGACTGCTCCAGTGGTGCGATGTTCAAGAGGACAAAGTGGCGCCCGCCCGTCTCGTAGACGTTGTCGAAGACCTCCCAGATGCAGTCCACGTAGCTGGAGATGGTCGTGCCGGCGGCGTTGGTGTCGGTGAGGAACGCGCCGTAGCCCAGGT
This is a stretch of genomic DNA from Colletotrichum lupini chromosome 10, complete sequence. It encodes these proteins:
- a CDS encoding acetyl esterase, whose product is MTQECEAMGVKPWCLPGRVFSPCESLTAVMLPLVVAALASVATASQCGLKKFENLVAFGDSYTDEGRLSYFINNNGTAPPAGTLLPPSNSTASGGYAWGRIAANSTGANYYGYAVSGATCSNKIISRDFAAIKQPFPSVLDYEIPAYKADTAFETLYPNRKADNTVYALWIGTNDLGYGAFLTDTNAAGTTISSYVDCIWEVFDNVYETGGRHFVLLNIAPLEQSPLYAATGPGKSGFGNSQFWTNKTAYNTTETEFKMLEYSTSVNTMFDYGAPFHLLVKKRWPGASFSIFDVHSLLRDVHADPSSYLSSPANVTAPYRTCDAVTRACVDSSEAKSSFLWYDELHPSERADEIIAQNFIDVVYGNSTYGTTYTS